A single genomic interval of Candidatus Methylomirabilota bacterium harbors:
- a CDS encoding cytochrome c oxidase assembly protein codes for MPGGDLRGEESALQVDAENPVILLFRGVEHRRSRLDAGVAFWAWHAPALYDLALRSDFWHHVEHACFFTTALLFWRPVILAWPARSPWPRWAMIPYLVLAEFQNAMLAAIPTFSDRVIYPAYGSVPRLWGIGALEDQSIAGAIMWVPGSLAFLLPVLWLVVTGVATPKAQRNAVEAAGGQAVLRSR; via the coding sequence CTGCCTGGCGGCGATCTGCGTGGCGAAGAAAGCGCTCTTCAGGTTGATGCTGAGAACCCTGTCATACTGCTCTTCCGTGGTGTCGAGCATCGACGTTCGCGTCTCGACGCCGGCGTCGCCTTCTGGGCGTGGCACGCCCCGGCGCTCTATGACCTGGCGCTTCGCTCGGACTTTTGGCATCACGTCGAGCACGCGTGCTTCTTCACGACGGCCCTCCTGTTCTGGCGGCCGGTCATCCTGGCCTGGCCCGCCCGCTCGCCCTGGCCGCGCTGGGCGATGATCCCGTATCTCGTGCTCGCCGAATTCCAGAACGCCATGCTGGCTGCGATCCCCACGTTCTCCGACCGCGTGATCTATCCGGCCTACGGCTCCGTCCCGCGGCTGTGGGGTATCGGAGCGCTCGAGGACCAGTCGATCGCCGGAGCGATCATGTGGGTCCCGGGATCGCTCGCCTTCCTCCTACCCGTGCTGTGGCTGGTCGTGACGGGGGTCGCCACGCCGAAGGCCCAGCGGAATGCGGTCGAGGCTGCAGGAGGTCAGGCGGTCTTGCGGAGCAGGTAG